A genomic segment from bacterium encodes:
- a CDS encoding N-acetyltransferase, protein MSKIEIIPVDSPRRLREFIMLPWQIYRGNPHWVPPLIMDMKKLLDRKKHPFFQHSEAEFFLARRNGELVGRIAAILNNNHNRFHDEQCAFFGFFETIADQEVANALLETATTWARQKGMKILRGPANYSSNDTWGLLVDGFDRPPVVMMTYNPSYYVALLEQAGFGKAMELYAWQMDKSTELNPKIQRVGEKVLSEQGIKMRTLDRRKFWREVEIVKQIYNDAWSSNWGFVPMTDAEFEFMARELKPVVDPRLVLFAEKEGEPVGFSLSLPDFNQALHKINGRLLPFGIFKVLYHARKIRSIRVLTLGVVKRLQNVSGIGSALYMETYRRGIAAGFDSGEFSWTLETNIPINRGMQLLGANLYKKYRLYEKPL, encoded by the coding sequence CCCCCTTGATCATGGACATGAAGAAACTGCTCGACCGCAAGAAACATCCCTTCTTTCAACATTCCGAAGCCGAGTTCTTCCTGGCCCGCCGCAACGGCGAGCTGGTCGGCCGCATCGCCGCCATCCTGAACAACAACCATAATCGCTTTCACGACGAGCAATGCGCCTTTTTCGGCTTTTTTGAGACGATCGCGGATCAGGAAGTCGCCAACGCGCTGCTGGAAACCGCGACAACCTGGGCGCGGCAGAAGGGCATGAAGATCCTGCGCGGCCCGGCCAACTATTCTTCGAATGACACCTGGGGCTTGCTGGTGGACGGTTTCGACCGGCCCCCGGTCGTGATGATGACCTACAATCCCAGCTACTATGTGGCTCTGCTGGAGCAGGCCGGCTTCGGCAAGGCGATGGAACTCTATGCCTGGCAGATGGACAAGAGCACCGAGCTCAATCCCAAAATCCAGCGCGTCGGCGAGAAAGTGCTCTCCGAACAAGGCATCAAGATGCGCACGCTCGACCGCAGGAAATTCTGGCGGGAAGTCGAAATCGTCAAGCAGATCTACAACGATGCCTGGAGCAGCAATTGGGGTTTCGTGCCGATGACGGACGCGGAATTCGAGTTCATGGCGCGCGAGCTGAAACCGGTGGTGGACCCGCGCCTCGTGCTCTTTGCCGAAAAGGAAGGCGAACCGGTGGGTTTCTCTCTCTCCCTGCCGGATTTCAACCAGGCGTTGCACAAGATCAACGGCCGGCTGTTGCCGTTCGGCATTTTCAAGGTTCTCTATCATGCCAGAAAAATTCGCTCGATTCGGGTGTTGACGCTGGGCGTGGTCAAACGGCTGCAGAACGTGAGCGGCATCGGTTCCGCGCTTTACATGGAGACCTATCGGCGGGGAATTGCAGCGGGATTCGACAGCGGGGAGTTTTCGTGGACGCTCGAAACCAACATCCCGATCAACCGCGGCATGCAACTGCTGGGCGCCAATCTCTACAAGAAGTATCGCCTTTATGAAAAGCCGCTGTAA
- a CDS encoding C4-type zinc ribbon domain-containing protein, which yields MAEKIQTPIEFLVALQDLDIMLKEIEEVKALGFEVDNEGKTTLGRAREELAAKIKKQLVNNYERLRSRYKRAIVPVKDDTCLGCFMRVPTSVTSHGRTDQEVLTCENCGRFLYWLS from the coding sequence ATGGCTGAAAAAATCCAAACCCCGATCGAATTCCTGGTCGCGCTACAGGATCTCGACATCATGCTCAAAGAGATCGAGGAAGTGAAAGCGCTCGGCTTCGAAGTGGACAACGAGGGCAAGACCACGCTGGGCCGCGCCCGCGAAGAGCTGGCGGCCAAGATCAAGAAGCAGTTGGTCAACAACTATGAGCGGCTGCGTTCCCGCTACAAACGCGCGATCGTGCCGGTCAAGGACGACACCTGCCTGGGATGCTTCATGCGCGTGCCCACCTCCGTCACCTCGCATGGCCGTACCGATCAGGAAGTTCTGACCTGCGAAAACTGCGGCCGTTTTCTGTACTGGCTCTCCTAA
- a CDS encoding ATP-binding protein — protein MIYRHFRFHCILRVLLLGATIGLLAYLATRTTLYATIAIAAALVMYQVYDLIHYVEKTNRDLTRFLQSIQHADFSQTFTGGGLGSSFDDLKAAFMRVTDEFRRARAEKEEHFRYLQTVVQHVAIGLLAFKGNGAVDLINNAAKRLLRVPHLKNIAALEAFSPVLVNTLRRLKSGEKALVKIEDREGLLQVAVSATEFKLRDELFTLVSLQNIQSELEEKEMEAWQNLIRVLTHEIMNSVTPIASLASSINDLLPPPAAGEAPVSLETVQDVRSAVQTIQRRSAGLLHFVDSYRNLTRIPKPNFQVFPVATLFAQVQQLMSANVRQSGIRFETRVEPASLMLTADPELIEQVLINLLLNAMQALQEHASPRIELSALLDDRGKIIIQVKDNGPGIIAEALANIFIPFFTTKKGGSGIGLSLSRQIMRLHRGTINARSFPHVETVFTLRF, from the coding sequence ATGATCTATCGCCATTTTCGTTTCCACTGCATTCTGCGCGTCCTGCTGCTCGGCGCGACCATCGGCCTGCTGGCTTATCTGGCCACCCGCACGACGCTCTACGCCACCATCGCGATCGCCGCCGCGCTGGTGATGTATCAAGTGTATGACTTGATTCACTACGTCGAAAAAACCAACCGGGATTTGACGCGCTTCCTGCAATCGATTCAACACGCCGACTTTTCGCAAACCTTCACCGGCGGCGGGCTGGGCTCCTCCTTCGATGATCTCAAAGCGGCTTTTATGCGGGTGACCGACGAGTTTCGCCGCGCCCGCGCGGAGAAGGAGGAACACTTTCGCTATCTGCAAACCGTGGTGCAGCACGTCGCGATCGGCTTGCTGGCGTTCAAGGGCAACGGCGCCGTCGATCTCATCAACAATGCCGCCAAGCGGCTGTTGCGCGTGCCCCATTTGAAAAACATCGCGGCCCTGGAAGCGTTCAGTCCGGTCTTGGTCAATACGCTGCGCCGCCTCAAATCCGGCGAAAAGGCGCTGGTCAAAATCGAAGACCGCGAGGGCCTGCTGCAAGTGGCAGTGTCAGCAACGGAATTCAAGCTGCGCGACGAGCTGTTCACCCTGGTCTCCCTGCAGAATATTCAAAGCGAATTGGAAGAGAAAGAAATGGAGGCCTGGCAGAACCTGATTCGCGTGCTCACCCATGAAATCATGAATTCCGTGACGCCCATCGCCTCGCTGGCCTCCTCGATCAACGATTTACTGCCGCCGCCGGCCGCGGGCGAGGCGCCGGTCAGCCTCGAGACGGTGCAGGATGTGCGCAGCGCGGTGCAGACCATTCAACGCCGCAGCGCGGGCTTGTTGCACTTCGTGGATTCCTATCGCAACCTGACGCGCATTCCCAAACCCAATTTTCAGGTGTTCCCGGTGGCGACGCTGTTTGCGCAGGTGCAGCAGTTGATGTCCGCCAATGTGCGGCAGAGCGGCATCCGTTTCGAGACGCGCGTGGAGCCGGCCAGTTTGATGCTCACCGCGGATCCGGAGCTGATCGAGCAGGTGCTGATCAACCTGCTGTTGAATGCCATGCAGGCCTTGCAGGAGCACGCCAGCCCGCGCATCGAATTGAGTGCCTTGCTCGACGATCGCGGCAAGATCATCATCCAGGTGAAAGACAACGGGCCGGGCATCATCGCCGAAGCGCTGGCGAACATCTTCATTCCGTTCTTCACCACCAAAAAAGGCGGCTCGGGCATTGGCCTGAGCCTGTCGCGGCAGATCATGCGGCTGCATCGCGGCACCATCAATGCCCGCTCGTTTCCCCACGTTGAAACCGTATTCACGCTGAGGTTCTGA
- a CDS encoding glycosyltransferase family 4 protein, whose protein sequence is MRILFISPYPRSGGSSRFRIYQYLPYLAANGHQVAVCTFLSETGYRVLYQPGRLVRKVFLMLAGMLRCLAWLPRLRRCDVCVVHREVALWGPGWVEWLVARLSRRLIYDFDDAVFEAHVSLANRWFAFLKSTRKIPRLIARAHAVIAGNGYLAAYARQYCVRIFQLPTPVEVNLLVPRPLPAAGPLVIGWIGSHSTAPYLKLVEAALQALLAEMGARLRIEIIGAGDFRFDGLAAHYLPWVLEREVEDLQRFDIGIMPMPDNRWTRGKCGFKALQYMSVAIPVVCSPVGMNRELVTPGENGFWAENTAEWQQALRTLISDAELRRQMGQRGRRLVEERYSTAHCAQRLDAILQAVAHA, encoded by the coding sequence ATGAGAATCCTTTTCATTTCACCCTATCCGCGCTCGGGCGGCAGCAGCCGGTTTCGCATTTATCAATACCTGCCTTATCTCGCAGCAAACGGCCATCAGGTTGCCGTTTGCACGTTTTTGAGTGAAACGGGATATCGCGTGCTTTATCAGCCCGGCAGGCTGGTGCGCAAAGTGTTCCTCATGCTGGCCGGCATGCTGCGCTGCCTGGCGTGGTTGCCGCGCTTGCGGCGTTGCGACGTTTGTGTGGTGCATCGCGAAGTGGCGCTGTGGGGTCCGGGCTGGGTCGAATGGCTGGTGGCGCGCCTCAGCCGCCGGCTGATCTATGATTTCGATGACGCCGTGTTCGAGGCGCATGTCAGTTTGGCGAACCGCTGGTTTGCCTTTTTGAAATCGACGCGCAAGATTCCGCGTTTGATTGCGCGCGCACACGCGGTGATCGCCGGCAACGGCTACCTCGCAGCCTATGCGCGGCAGTATTGTGTGCGGATTTTTCAATTGCCGACGCCGGTGGAAGTCAACTTGCTTGTGCCGCGGCCGTTGCCGGCTGCCGGGCCGTTGGTGATCGGCTGGATCGGCAGCCATTCGACCGCGCCTTATCTCAAGCTGGTCGAAGCGGCACTGCAGGCGCTGCTGGCGGAAATGGGCGCGCGCCTGCGCATTGAAATCATCGGCGCCGGCGATTTTCGGTTCGACGGTCTCGCGGCTCATTATCTCCCCTGGGTTTTGGAACGGGAAGTGGAGGATCTGCAGCGCTTCGATATCGGGATCATGCCCATGCCCGACAACCGCTGGACGCGCGGCAAATGCGGCTTCAAGGCGCTGCAGTACATGAGCGTGGCTATCCCGGTGGTGTGTTCGCCGGTGGGGATGAACCGCGAGCTGGTCACGCCCGGGGAGAATGGCTTTTGGGCGGAGAACACCGCGGAATGGCAGCAGGCCTTGCGCACGCTCATCTCGGATGCCGAGCTGCGGCGGCAAATGGGGCAGCGCGGCCGCCGGTTGGTGGAAGAACGATATTCCACGGCACATTGTGCTCAACGTCTCGATGCGATTTTGCAGGCCGTTGCCCATGCGTGA
- a CDS encoding NTP transferase domain-containing protein has protein sequence MVALIMAGGAGTRFWPKSKENHPKQLLQIIGTGTMLQNTVRRLLPIIPPEKVFIVCKQAHQQEIARQLPAVPQENIIVEPQGKNTAPCIGLAALYIQRRFGDEVMIVLPADHLIEAEDNFRQTLLDAAQIAAEKEVLITIGIKPTFPATGYGYIQFSDETVSAGTATARRVKTFAEKPNLETAKVFLASGDFLWNSGIFVWRVSVIREQFEEHLPHLNDGLREIAEYLNTPAAAEIITRVYQQIKSISIDYGVMENARNVLVLPANFGWNDLGSWDEVYKLLPKDKDGNAVGEGEHVLLNSSGCLIEVAGKTVAAVGLHDLIIVETEEALLLCPRDSAQEVKDVVDLLKRRKKTNLL, from the coding sequence ATGGTAGCACTGATCATGGCCGGTGGAGCCGGCACGCGGTTTTGGCCAAAGAGCAAAGAGAATCACCCGAAGCAACTCCTGCAAATCATCGGCACCGGCACGATGCTGCAGAACACCGTTCGCCGATTGCTCCCAATCATTCCCCCGGAAAAGGTTTTCATCGTATGCAAGCAAGCGCACCAGCAGGAAATTGCCCGGCAATTGCCGGCGGTGCCGCAGGAGAATATTATCGTCGAGCCGCAGGGCAAAAACACCGCGCCCTGCATCGGCCTGGCGGCGCTATACATTCAACGGCGGTTCGGCGATGAGGTGATGATCGTGCTGCCGGCCGATCATCTGATCGAGGCGGAGGACAATTTCCGCCAGACGCTGCTCGACGCCGCCCAAATCGCGGCGGAAAAGGAGGTGCTCATCACCATCGGCATCAAGCCGACTTTTCCGGCAACGGGCTACGGTTACATTCAGTTCAGCGACGAAACCGTTTCCGCCGGCACCGCCACTGCCCGGCGCGTCAAGACTTTCGCGGAGAAACCCAATCTCGAGACCGCCAAGGTTTTTCTGGCCAGCGGCGATTTCTTGTGGAACAGCGGCATTTTCGTCTGGCGGGTGTCGGTCATCCGGGAGCAGTTCGAGGAACATCTGCCGCATCTCAACGACGGCCTGCGTGAAATCGCGGAGTATCTCAACACCCCGGCCGCAGCAGAGATCATCACCCGGGTCTATCAGCAAATCAAGAGCATCTCGATCGACTACGGCGTGATGGAAAATGCGCGGAACGTGCTGGTGTTGCCCGCCAATTTCGGTTGGAATGATCTGGGGAGTTGGGATGAAGTGTACAAGCTTCTGCCGAAGGACAAGGACGGCAACGCAGTGGGCGAGGGCGAGCACGTGTTGCTGAACAGCTCGGGCTGCCTGATCGAGGTCGCCGGCAAAACCGTGGCCGCCGTGGGTCTGCACGACCTGATCATTGTTGAAACCGAGGAGGCCTTGTTGCTCTGCCCGCGCGACAGCGCCCAGGAGGTGAAGGACGTGGTGGACCTGTTGAAACGCCGAAAAAAAACGAATCTGCTTTGA
- a CDS encoding PTS sugar transporter subunit IIA, with amino-acid sequence MDKLDLVPFFNESLFVPALQAKSKEGVLEELVTCFVNSGFVRNPAIVLEMIHRREQLGSTGIGHGLAIPHGRSTAAPELMIAFGCSKKGIEWEAMDGEPVHLVFMVIAPPQEQDNKYLPVLGRLVEILSHSRDRDKFRNVNSFSDFIKLLKN; translated from the coding sequence ATGGACAAGCTGGACCTGGTGCCCTTCTTCAATGAATCCTTGTTTGTGCCCGCGCTGCAGGCCAAATCCAAGGAGGGGGTGCTGGAAGAGCTGGTGACTTGTTTTGTGAACAGCGGGTTCGTCCGCAATCCCGCCATCGTCTTGGAGATGATTCATCGCCGTGAGCAATTGGGCAGCACCGGCATCGGCCACGGCCTCGCGATTCCACACGGCCGCTCCACCGCCGCGCCCGAGCTGATGATTGCGTTTGGCTGCTCCAAGAAGGGGATCGAATGGGAGGCGATGGACGGCGAGCCGGTGCATCTCGTGTTCATGGTGATTGCGCCCCCGCAGGAACAGGACAACAAATATCTGCCGGTGTTGGGCCGGCTCGTCGAAATCCTCAGTCATTCCCGCGACCGCGACAAATTCCGCAACGTCAATTCCTTCTCCGACTTCATCAAACTGCTCAAAAACTAA
- a CDS encoding glycosyltransferase family 4 protein, with amino-acid sequence MRDTHQPRLLYLITRLIVGGAQETVMLLAEMLDRQGYHVEVVSGPQTGPEGSLIEEFRRRGIRLTILPELVREVDPAKDVKAFWKLQRFIKAGSYDIVHTNSSKAGILGRWAARLAGVPVIVHTVHGWGHHAYQRPLIRRMFIGLERGCARLTQRLIVVSPRNLDKGRTDRIGRPEQYLTIRSGIELEAFLHPRAERAEMRARLNIPLHAPVIGTVTRLSAQKAPADFVAAALAVAQREPEAHFVMVGDGPLRHEVESMIADGGRQQRFHLTGLRRDVAELLTTFDIFVLSSLWEGLPRVLPQAMAAGLPIIATAVDGNAEVVQEGENGILVPPGDRDALAAAMLRLLTDREAAARLGRQGRSRVHEFSAEKMVQDHHQLYQELLAARRPGV; translated from the coding sequence ATGCGTGACACTCATCAGCCCCGGCTCTTGTACCTCATCACCCGCCTCATCGTCGGCGGCGCCCAGGAAACCGTGATGCTGTTGGCGGAAATGCTCGACCGGCAGGGCTATCACGTGGAAGTGGTCAGCGGGCCGCAAACCGGCCCGGAAGGCAGCTTGATCGAGGAGTTTCGTCGCCGTGGCATCCGGCTGACGATTCTGCCGGAACTCGTGCGCGAGGTCGATCCCGCCAAAGACGTGAAGGCATTCTGGAAACTGCAGCGCTTTATCAAGGCGGGCAGCTATGACATCGTGCACACCAACAGCAGCAAGGCCGGCATTCTCGGCCGATGGGCGGCGCGCTTGGCCGGCGTTCCGGTAATCGTGCACACCGTGCATGGCTGGGGCCATCATGCGTATCAACGGCCGCTGATTCGCCGCATGTTCATTGGGCTGGAACGCGGCTGTGCCCGCCTCACGCAGCGCTTGATCGTGGTTTCGCCGCGCAATCTCGACAAGGGCCGCACGGATCGCATCGGTCGGCCGGAGCAATATCTCACCATTCGCAGCGGCATCGAGCTGGAGGCATTTCTCCATCCGCGGGCGGAGCGGGCGGAGATGCGCGCGCGGCTCAACATTCCTCTGCATGCGCCGGTGATCGGCACCGTCACGCGTTTGTCCGCGCAGAAGGCGCCAGCCGATTTTGTCGCCGCTGCCCTGGCGGTCGCGCAACGCGAGCCGGAAGCGCATTTCGTCATGGTCGGTGACGGGCCGTTGCGGCACGAAGTGGAAAGCATGATTGCAGACGGCGGCCGGCAGCAGCGCTTTCATCTTACCGGTTTGCGCCGCGACGTGGCCGAGTTGCTCACGACTTTTGATATCTTCGTGCTTTCCTCTTTGTGGGAAGGATTGCCGCGCGTCTTGCCGCAGGCCATGGCAGCGGGATTGCCGATCATCGCCACCGCGGTGGATGGCAATGCGGAAGTCGTGCAGGAGGGGGAGAACGGTATCTTGGTGCCGCCCGGCGATCGTGACGCGCTGGCAGCGGCCATGTTGCGGCTTTTGACCGATCGCGAAGCCGCTGCGCGCTTGGGCCGGCAGGGCCGCAGCCGCGTGCATGAATTCAGCGCCGAAAAAATGGTGCAGGATCATCATCAACTCTATCAGGAGTTGCTCGCCGCCAGGAGGCCGGGGGTCTGA
- a CDS encoding NAD(P)/FAD-dependent oxidoreductase, translating to MNRHYHYDVLVAGGGPAGLSAALAAAQGGLRVAVLERSREIGYPIHTSGGSWIQDLHRLGIPDRFMHPIRAGRFLAPAAQATFHYDEPVSCILDVRGLYQHLAVLAAQAGAEILPATRVASVILAQEKPCGLRAGKAGEFFAPLLIDATGMVGLLARELGLREPPQRYGLGAECDVVAAEWPADTIALLVGSLVGPAGYGWLFPHGDGRVRIGVGLLHPDTAAQPELALQALLEKLRRGKIHDLRLSAAAAVEYHTGAIPASPPLRRTSADGLLVVGDAAGLIATLVGEGIRFGIELGRLAGTVAVAAHRCGRFDAAFLARYERQWRARYGRLFQRMALANRRLAGYGDQAWNEKIQLLARFPAAAIPPLLRGEWHAAALRQALWQNRRHLRRSFLQRWAGNARAQAGPAG from the coding sequence ATGAATCGTCATTATCATTACGATGTGTTGGTCGCCGGCGGCGGCCCTGCCGGTTTGAGCGCCGCATTGGCCGCTGCCCAGGGTGGCCTGCGCGTTGCCGTGTTGGAACGCAGCAGGGAAATCGGCTATCCGATTCACACCAGCGGTGGCAGTTGGATTCAGGATCTGCATCGCCTCGGTATTCCCGACCGGTTCATGCATCCGATTCGCGCCGGCCGTTTTCTGGCGCCCGCCGCACAAGCCACCTTCCACTATGACGAGCCGGTGAGCTGCATTCTCGACGTGCGCGGGCTTTATCAGCATCTCGCCGTGCTCGCCGCCCAGGCCGGCGCTGAGATCTTGCCGGCAACGCGCGTCGCGAGCGTGATCCTGGCGCAGGAGAAGCCGTGCGGCTTGCGGGCCGGCAAGGCCGGTGAATTCTTTGCACCGCTGCTCATCGATGCCACCGGCATGGTCGGTCTGCTTGCCAGGGAGCTTGGCTTGCGGGAACCGCCGCAGCGCTATGGCTTGGGCGCAGAGTGTGACGTGGTTGCCGCCGAATGGCCGGCGGATACGATTGCGCTGTTGGTCGGCAGTCTGGTTGGGCCGGCAGGATACGGCTGGCTTTTCCCGCACGGCGACGGCCGCGTGCGCATCGGTGTGGGCTTGCTTCATCCGGACACTGCCGCGCAGCCGGAACTGGCCCTGCAAGCGTTGCTGGAAAAATTGCGTCGCGGCAAGATCCACGACCTGCGGCTCAGCGCGGCTGCGGCTGTGGAATATCACACCGGTGCGATTCCTGCCAGCCCGCCCTTGCGCCGCACTTCGGCTGACGGCTTGCTGGTGGTCGGCGATGCCGCCGGTTTGATTGCCACGCTGGTGGGAGAGGGGATTCGATTTGGGATCGAATTGGGCCGCCTTGCCGGCACCGTGGCCGTTGCAGCGCATCGTTGCGGCCGCTTCGATGCCGCTTTTCTTGCGCGCTATGAGCGCCAGTGGCGGGCACGATACGGCCGGTTGTTTCAGCGCATGGCACTCGCCAACCGCCGCCTCGCGGGATATGGCGATCAGGCGTGGAACGAGAAGATTCAACTGCTGGCGCGCTTTCCGGCCGCGGCGATTCCGCCGTTGCTGCGCGGCGAGTGGCACGCCGCTGCGCTGCGCCAGGCGCTGTGGCAAAATCGCCGGCATCTGCGGCGCTCCTTTCTGCAACGGTGGGCCGGCAACGCGCGTGCCCAAGCCGGCCCAGCCGGATAA
- the trxA gene encoding thioredoxin: MSHPVVLSDSTFEQEVLKADMPVLVDFWAEWCGPCKMIAPAINELAGEYAGKAKIAKLDVDSNQVIASQYGIRSIPSLLIFKNGRVVDQIVGALPKQRIKERLDATL, encoded by the coding sequence ATGTCTCATCCCGTAGTTCTGAGTGATAGCACATTTGAGCAGGAAGTGTTGAAAGCCGATATGCCCGTGCTGGTTGACTTTTGGGCGGAATGGTGTGGTCCGTGCAAGATGATTGCGCCCGCAATCAACGAGCTTGCCGGCGAGTATGCCGGCAAAGCCAAAATCGCGAAACTGGACGTGGACAGCAATCAGGTGATCGCCAGCCAGTACGGCATTCGCAGCATCCCGTCTTTGTTGATCTTCAAAAATGGTCGCGTCGTGGATCAAATCGTCGGCGCGCTGCCGAAACAGCGAATCAAAGAACGTTTGGATGCCACGCTCTAG
- a CDS encoding glycosyltransferase family 2 protein, with translation MQPDLSVIIVTYNSRADIARCLQSLQQHCTGVALEVVVFDNASADGTADLVASSFPAVRLLRHAENVGFAAANNRAVAQATGRHLLFLNPDTWVDADLASALVRFLDSHAPAGGCAPRVLNPDGSLQRGSVRAFPTLTTLLYDQLGLSRLWPRSPRFGHYLMTWWDHQQQREVEQPMGACLAVRREAFAAVAGFDEGYFMYFEDVELCRALHDAGWKIFLLPEARVFHVGGQSTSPVVASNFPEFYRSMYRYFRRHHGRTATLLAKVLVTMGEIGKLLTLLVLLATARLHARPTYWRSRRQQFLSHGRVLLQHWCY, from the coding sequence ATGCAGCCCGATTTGAGCGTCATCATCGTCACCTACAACTCGCGCGCTGATATTGCCCGGTGTCTGCAATCCCTGCAGCAGCATTGCACTGGTGTGGCGCTGGAAGTCGTGGTGTTCGACAATGCCTCGGCGGATGGCACCGCGGATTTGGTCGCCTCTTCTTTTCCGGCGGTGCGGCTGTTGCGCCATGCCGAGAACGTTGGTTTTGCGGCCGCCAACAATCGGGCTGTCGCGCAAGCCACGGGCCGGCATCTGCTTTTTTTGAATCCCGACACGTGGGTTGACGCCGATCTCGCCTCGGCGCTGGTGCGCTTCCTCGATTCGCACGCGCCGGCCGGCGGTTGCGCACCGCGGGTCCTCAATCCCGACGGCTCATTGCAGCGCGGCTCAGTGCGCGCCTTTCCAACGTTGACCACGCTGCTTTATGACCAACTGGGATTGTCGCGCCTGTGGCCGCGCAGTCCGCGCTTCGGCCATTACTTGATGACCTGGTGGGATCATCAGCAGCAGCGGGAAGTGGAGCAACCCATGGGCGCGTGCCTGGCGGTCCGGCGCGAAGCTTTCGCGGCCGTCGCCGGCTTCGACGAAGGCTATTTTATGTACTTCGAAGATGTCGAATTGTGCCGCGCCCTGCACGACGCCGGCTGGAAAATTTTTCTTCTGCCGGAGGCGCGCGTCTTTCACGTGGGCGGCCAAAGCACCAGTCCGGTGGTGGCCAGCAACTTTCCGGAATTCTATCGCAGCATGTATCGCTACTTCCGCCGGCACCACGGCCGCACGGCCACGCTGTTGGCAAAAGTCTTGGTGACGATGGGCGAGATCGGCAAGCTCCTCACGTTGCTTGTGCTGCTGGCCACTGCAAGACTGCACGCGCGCCCGACCTACTGGCGCAGCCGGCGCCAGCAGTTTCTGAGTCACGGCCGCGTCCTGTTGCAGCATTGGTGCTATTGA
- a CDS encoding undecaprenyl/decaprenyl-phosphate alpha-N-acetylglucosaminyl 1-phosphate transferase, with product MRYFIYLYLFLFAFLLALMFVPLARRLAIRLGVIDQPQGRKAHGQPTPLLGGLAIYSAFMLTLVLHVAGYFSFQQAGWFAQAFPFLPGEIGRLVHTLPKLLAISAGATLMVVLGFVDDRRGLNFSYKIKFAIQILAAGLLVAAGVRTDLMPSPFLNALVTMVWVVGITNAFNLLDNMDGLSAGVALIAAAMLLVITIAQDQFFSAMALCLLAGALLGFLRYNFPPARIFMGDTGSLFIGFLLAALSITSSYVVPQSASMIPALMPLLVLSLPIFDTLSVIIIRLRERRPIFQGDRRHFSHRLVDLGMTARGAVVFIYLVAATIGIVAALLPYLPLWGEILVLLHTVLVYVMITVLVHIARRRRQAAEPAPRRQPLPSAEPE from the coding sequence ATGCGTTACTTCATTTACCTGTATCTCTTTCTGTTCGCCTTTCTGCTGGCCCTGATGTTCGTGCCATTGGCGCGCAGACTCGCCATTCGCCTGGGCGTGATCGATCAACCGCAGGGCCGCAAGGCGCATGGCCAGCCGACGCCGCTGCTCGGCGGACTCGCAATCTACAGCGCGTTCATGCTGACACTGGTGCTGCACGTCGCCGGTTACTTCAGCTTTCAGCAAGCTGGCTGGTTTGCACAGGCGTTTCCATTTTTGCCCGGTGAAATCGGGCGCCTGGTGCACACCCTGCCGAAATTGCTCGCCATCAGCGCCGGCGCCACGCTGATGGTGGTTCTCGGCTTCGTGGACGATCGCCGCGGTTTGAATTTTTCCTACAAGATCAAATTCGCCATTCAAATCCTTGCTGCCGGCTTGCTGGTGGCGGCCGGCGTGCGCACCGATTTGATGCCCTCGCCGTTTTTGAATGCCCTGGTCACGATGGTGTGGGTGGTGGGCATCACCAATGCCTTCAATCTTCTCGACAACATGGACGGCCTGTCGGCGGGCGTGGCGCTGATTGCCGCGGCCATGTTGCTGGTGATCACCATTGCGCAGGATCAGTTTTTTTCCGCGATGGCGTTGTGCCTGCTGGCCGGCGCGCTGCTCGGTTTCCTGCGCTACAACTTTCCGCCCGCGCGTATCTTCATGGGCGACACCGGCAGCTTGTTCATCGGCTTCTTGCTCGCCGCGTTGTCGATCACCAGCAGCTACGTCGTGCCGCAAAGCGCCTCGATGATTCCGGCGTTGATGCCGCTGCTCGTGCTCAGCCTGCCGATTTTCGACACGCTCTCGGTCATCATCATTCGCCTGCGGGAACGCCGCCCCATCTTTCAAGGTGACCGCCGCCATTTCTCGCACCGGCTGGTCGACCTCGGCATGACGGCGCGCGGCGCCGTGGTCTTCATCTACCTCGTTGCCGCCACTATCGGCATTGTGGCGGCGCTGTTGCCCTATCTGCCGCTCTGGGGCGAGATTCTGGTGTTGCTGCACACCGTCTTGGTTTATGTGATGATTACCGTGCTGGTGCACATTGCGCGGCGCCGGCGCCAGGCGGCCGAGCCTGCGCCACGGCGCCAGCCGCTGCCTTCGGCAGAGCCCGAGTGA